The genomic window CACGCCAGGCGCCTTGACAAGATCGCCGCCATCGAGCGCGACTGGGCCGGCTCGGTCAAGTAGGGGGGTGGCGCGCTTGGCTTTCCTCGAAGACATCGCCGCCCAGGCCCGCCGGGCCGCCGAGGAACTGCTTGAGGCGGCCCATCTGAAGCCGGGGCAGATCCTCATCGTCGGCGGGAGCACCAGCGAGGTGGCCGGCCAGAAGATTGGTTCGGCCGGCAACCGGGAGGTCGCCGAGGCCATCCTCCAGCCCATCATCGAGTTGGCCAAGGCGGCCCGGGTTCGGCTGGCCGTCCAGGGCTGCGAGCACATCAACCGGGCCGTCGTCGTCCAGCGGGAGACGGCCGAGGCCTACGGTCTCGAGGAAGTCTCGGTCTACCCGGTCGCGAAGGCCGGCGGGGCAATGGCCGCCACGGCTATGGACCTCTTCACCGACCCGGTGGTGGTCGAGGAGATCAAGGCCCATGCCGGGCTGGACATCGGGGACACCTTCATCGGCATGCATCTCCGCCGCGTGGCCGTGCCCGTCCGCCTGTCCCTCAAGGAGATCGGCTCGGCCCACCTGACCGCCGCGAGGACCCGCCCCAAGCTCATTGGGGGCGAACGGGCCGTCTACGTCAGACCTACGGATCATTGAGGAAAGCGGGGTCGGCCGAGCGGGAGAACGCCGGCCGACCGCGAAGCATTAAGGAACATTTGCGGTCCGGAGCGTCCGGGCCGAGGGGGCGACGGACTCTTGCGTCCAAGCTGGGACGAATACTTTATGG from Bacillota bacterium includes these protein-coding regions:
- a CDS encoding TIGR01440 family protein: MAFLEDIAAQARRAAEELLEAAHLKPGQILIVGGSTSEVAGQKIGSAGNREVAEAILQPIIELAKAARVRLAVQGCEHINRAVVVQRETAEAYGLEEVSVYPVAKAGGAMAATAMDLFTDPVVVEEIKAHAGLDIGDTFIGMHLRRVAVPVRLSLKEIGSAHLTAARTRPKLIGGERAVYVRPTDH